The following coding sequences are from one Granulicella arctica window:
- a CDS encoding LacI family DNA-binding transcriptional regulator, producing the protein MTKKTVRSDDGRPVSLKVLGEYLDLSPATISLVMNNAPGAKSIAPATRERVLAAAKKFNYRPNTIARSLRTRQTFTIGVIVPEFSEGYFTMVMNGVEEYLMHAGYLHFVVSHQGKSDLIDEYPRLLSERSVDGFILVNTSLNEQVRVPVVAISGHRKMQNVTNVMLDHDRSAALALKHLYDLGHRRIAFMKGQRHALDSEYRWEGIQQIAKKIGITVFPELCVFLEANSWSPELGYPVVRDLLAKTRDFTAIFCFNDIAAVGAIRAITDAGLSCPNDISVIGFDDIASAMYQTPSLTTIRQPLRRMGETAAQLLLKRIQNPLEAYPETVVFEPELMVRESTSGVRILAETVKRKAKR; encoded by the coding sequence ATGACGAAAAAAACTGTTCGATCTGACGACGGAAGACCGGTAAGTCTGAAGGTGCTGGGGGAGTACCTAGATCTCTCGCCCGCAACCATATCGCTGGTCATGAATAACGCTCCTGGGGCCAAATCAATTGCGCCGGCCACACGCGAGCGTGTGCTGGCAGCCGCAAAAAAGTTCAACTACCGTCCCAACACCATTGCCCGCTCCCTGCGTACCCGGCAAACCTTTACGATCGGCGTGATTGTGCCGGAGTTTAGCGAAGGCTACTTCACCATGGTGATGAATGGCGTGGAAGAGTACCTGATGCATGCTGGATATCTGCATTTCGTCGTCAGCCATCAGGGCAAATCCGACCTGATCGACGAATACCCGCGTTTGTTATCCGAACGCTCGGTAGACGGCTTCATCCTGGTAAACACATCGTTGAACGAGCAGGTACGTGTGCCAGTAGTTGCCATATCCGGGCATAGGAAGATGCAGAACGTCACCAATGTCATGCTGGACCACGATCGTTCGGCAGCTCTGGCATTGAAGCATCTCTATGATCTGGGGCACCGCCGCATAGCGTTTATGAAAGGACAGCGTCACGCTCTGGACTCCGAGTATCGCTGGGAGGGCATTCAACAGATAGCCAAAAAGATCGGCATCACAGTGTTCCCAGAGCTATGTGTCTTTCTCGAAGCGAACTCCTGGTCGCCGGAGCTTGGCTATCCTGTGGTCCGCGATCTGCTCGCCAAGACCCGCGATTTCACCGCGATCTTCTGTTTCAACGATATTGCTGCTGTTGGCGCCATTCGCGCTATCACTGATGCGGGGCTCTCCTGCCCGAACGATATCTCCGTCATTGGATTCGACGATATCGCCAGCGCTATGTATCAAACGCCCAGCCTGACTACCATTCGGCAGCCATTGCGCCGCATGGGAGAGACGGCTGCGCAGCTTCTGTTGAAGCGGATACAAAATCCACTGGAAGCCTACCCAGAGACAGTCGTGTTTGAGCCGGAATTGATGGTGCGGGAGTCCACCAGCGGTGTGCGAATCCTTGCTGAGACGGTAAAGCGCAAAGCTAAGAGATAA
- a CDS encoding Lrp/AsnC family transcriptional regulator produces the protein MTLAYGIDLLDKKILKELALDARLPFAELGRRVGLSPSATAERVRQLESLKVIRGYRAEINLEALGYSITAFVRLTCDGGRYRPFLKFLPTLEPVQECHHLTGGDAFLLKVVLSSVAQLEDLIERLLPYGSPTTSMVLSTPLERKQVVGLLNSL, from the coding sequence ATGACGCTTGCATACGGAATTGATCTTCTCGATAAGAAAATATTGAAAGAGCTCGCCCTTGATGCTCGCCTCCCATTTGCAGAGTTGGGACGCAGAGTTGGACTGTCACCCTCGGCCACCGCGGAACGTGTCCGTCAGTTGGAGAGCCTCAAGGTTATCCGCGGATACCGGGCTGAGATCAATCTCGAGGCCCTCGGATACTCCATTACGGCGTTTGTGCGGCTTACCTGTGATGGCGGCCGATATCGGCCTTTCCTAAAATTTCTTCCAACCCTCGAACCTGTTCAGGAGTGTCATCACCTGACCGGTGGCGACGCCTTTCTGCTAAAGGTAGTGCTCTCCTCGGTCGCACAACTCGAAGATCTTATCGAAAGGCTGCTGCCCTATGGAAGCCCTACAACAAGCATGGTGCTATCTACCCCTCTTGAGAGGAAACAGGTTGTAGGTCTCTTGAATAGTTTGTAG
- the hutH gene encoding histidine ammonia-lyase yields the protein METAFSGGRYFHSISVMVDLDGASLRLEDVVAVAKRSELVRVAPLALGRMNRSRSQVDDAMAGSKPVYALNTGVGLLANIRLEEAEIEAMQVNLIRSHCCGVGSPLDASVVRGMMLIRANVLAKGYSGIRPVVAERICDLLNHGITPIIPSRGSVGASGDLAPLAHMALILIGEGKAEYDGKILPAAVCLRRAGLMPLALQGKEGISLLNGTQAMLSLGCLRLHELEELFYAAQTTAALSIEALRGTAAAFDPRLHAARPHVGQRLSAANLRDLLRGSLIPRTHGEGSRIQDAYCLRCIPQVHGAVWDTLAHARSIFEIELNSATDNPLVFDGAIISGGNFHGAPLALALDFLAIALCQLAGISERRTERLLNPSLNEGLPAFLASSPGIESGLMMAQVTAAALVAELRVLASPASTGSIPTSGNQEDFVSMGMTSALKLDQAVALARMVIAIELLAATRALDLRGDCSTSPLEEARNRFRARIPAWQEDCVLSVWMEEAANFLEDAGLENIILENVEREAAV from the coding sequence ATGGAAACTGCATTCTCTGGTGGGCGTTATTTCCATAGCATTAGCGTCATGGTCGATCTGGATGGTGCAAGTCTCAGGCTCGAAGATGTTGTTGCCGTGGCAAAAAGGTCGGAGTTGGTACGAGTCGCTCCTTTAGCGTTGGGGCGCATGAATCGTTCGCGTAGCCAGGTGGATGACGCGATGGCTGGATCAAAGCCGGTATATGCCCTGAACACGGGAGTCGGTTTACTTGCAAACATCCGTCTGGAAGAAGCTGAAATCGAAGCCATGCAAGTGAATCTGATACGTTCGCACTGCTGTGGAGTGGGTTCGCCGCTGGATGCCTCCGTCGTTCGAGGGATGATGCTGATCCGTGCGAATGTCCTGGCGAAAGGTTACTCCGGTATCCGCCCCGTCGTTGCGGAACGAATATGCGATCTGCTGAACCACGGGATCACTCCGATCATTCCTTCGCGAGGAAGCGTTGGAGCAAGCGGAGATCTTGCTCCTCTGGCGCACATGGCTCTTATCCTCATTGGCGAGGGGAAGGCCGAGTACGACGGCAAGATACTGCCCGCTGCCGTATGCCTCAGGCGTGCGGGCTTGATGCCGTTGGCTTTGCAGGGCAAAGAAGGTATTTCCTTGTTGAACGGTACTCAGGCGATGCTCTCGCTGGGATGCCTGCGCCTTCATGAGCTCGAAGAGCTGTTCTACGCTGCGCAAACCACGGCAGCTCTCAGCATCGAGGCTCTTCGAGGCACGGCTGCTGCCTTCGACCCGCGTCTTCATGCAGCACGGCCCCATGTTGGGCAACGGCTAAGCGCGGCCAACCTTAGGGATCTTCTCCGCGGAAGTTTGATCCCCAGGACTCATGGCGAGGGCAGCCGAATCCAGGATGCATACTGCCTGCGTTGCATTCCACAGGTGCATGGCGCTGTCTGGGATACGCTGGCACATGCGCGCAGCATCTTCGAGATTGAACTCAACAGCGCGACGGATAATCCGCTGGTCTTCGACGGAGCCATCATCTCTGGAGGAAACTTCCATGGTGCTCCATTGGCGCTGGCTCTAGATTTCTTGGCGATTGCCCTTTGCCAGCTTGCAGGCATTTCGGAGCGTCGAACGGAACGTCTTCTCAACCCCAGTTTGAACGAGGGCCTTCCCGCGTTCCTGGCATCGAGTCCTGGCATTGAGTCAGGGCTGATGATGGCTCAAGTAACTGCCGCCGCACTTGTCGCGGAGTTGCGTGTACTTGCTTCACCTGCGTCCACCGGGTCCATCCCTACCAGCGGAAATCAAGAAGATTTCGTCAGTATGGGTATGACTTCTGCCCTGAAACTGGATCAAGCGGTTGCCCTTGCCAGAATGGTGATTGCAATCGAACTGCTGGCCGCTACGCGTGCGTTGGATCTTCGTGGAGATTGTTCTACATCGCCACTGGAAGAGGCTCGTAACCGTTTCCGAGCTCGTATTCCGGCATGGCAGGAAGACTGTGTGCTCTCCGTATGGATGGAAGAAGCAGCGAATTTCCTGGAGGATGCTGGCTTGGAGAACATCATTTTAGAGAATGTCGAAAGGGAGGCGGCCGTCTGA
- the hutU gene encoding urocanate hydratase, producing MTQGYSPIRASRGNTRTAKGWIQEAAKRMLMNNLDSEVAEKPEELIVYGGRGKAARNWECYHKIIETLDRLENNQTLLVQSGKAVAVLETHRMAPRVLIANSNLVPRWANWEEFDRLDAAGLMMYGQMTAGSWIYIGTQGILQGTYETFRGAAKRHFNDTLAGTITVTAGLGGMGGAQPLAVKLAGGVSICIEIDPTRIQRRIKTRYLDRATRSLDEAISLAQEAKKRREAASIGLLGNAAELLPKMVQLGFTPDLVTDQTSSHDPMWGYLPVASADEDLNILRFQEPQIYAERVQASIAQHVQAILDMKRRGAVAFDYGNNLRTQAKLAGVTDAFSYPGFVPAFIRDSFCEGRGPFRWVALSGDASDIAKTDQALLDLFPEDKRLHEWLSFASTQVSFQGLPARICWLGYRERDRAGLLFNQMVRDGRLNAPIVIGRDHLDAGSVASPFRETEAMLDGSDAVSDWALLNFATGIASGAAWMSFHHGGGVGMGYSQHAGLVAVADGSDEAEERLRLCLKNDPAMGVIRHADAGYDKALTTARERGLDLPSIR from the coding sequence ATGACACAAGGTTATTCTCCGATCCGTGCATCACGAGGGAACACCAGAACGGCAAAGGGCTGGATCCAGGAAGCAGCCAAACGTATGCTGATGAACAACCTCGATTCGGAGGTTGCAGAGAAGCCTGAAGAGCTAATCGTCTACGGTGGACGGGGTAAAGCGGCACGCAACTGGGAGTGCTACCACAAGATTATCGAGACTCTCGACCGGCTGGAGAATAACCAGACGCTCCTGGTGCAGTCCGGCAAGGCCGTCGCCGTGCTTGAGACCCATCGTATGGCTCCCCGCGTACTCATCGCCAACTCGAACCTCGTTCCTCGCTGGGCAAATTGGGAGGAGTTCGATCGTCTCGATGCCGCGGGCCTGATGATGTACGGCCAGATGACAGCAGGCTCCTGGATCTACATCGGAACACAAGGCATTCTACAAGGCACATACGAGACATTTCGTGGGGCCGCGAAGCGCCACTTCAACGACACCCTCGCAGGCACAATAACCGTTACTGCCGGACTTGGCGGCATGGGAGGAGCACAGCCGCTTGCAGTGAAGCTTGCCGGTGGCGTGAGCATCTGCATTGAAATTGACCCAACACGCATTCAACGTCGTATCAAGACGCGTTATCTGGATCGAGCCACGCGTTCCTTGGACGAAGCGATTAGCCTGGCTCAGGAGGCAAAGAAGAGAAGAGAGGCTGCCTCGATCGGGCTTTTGGGCAATGCAGCGGAGCTGCTGCCGAAGATGGTGCAGCTCGGATTCACTCCTGATCTTGTTACAGACCAGACCAGCTCTCACGATCCCATGTGGGGCTATCTTCCCGTGGCTAGTGCCGACGAAGATCTAAATATCTTGCGCTTCCAAGAGCCACAAATTTATGCAGAGCGTGTGCAAGCCTCCATTGCACAACACGTACAGGCCATTCTCGATATGAAACGGCGAGGTGCAGTGGCTTTCGACTATGGCAACAACCTGCGCACGCAGGCGAAGCTTGCGGGTGTAACGGATGCCTTCTCCTATCCAGGCTTCGTCCCGGCGTTTATCCGGGACTCCTTCTGCGAAGGACGCGGCCCATTCCGATGGGTCGCTCTCTCCGGAGACGCCTCGGATATCGCGAAGACCGATCAGGCGCTGCTCGATCTCTTCCCGGAAGACAAGCGTCTGCACGAATGGTTGAGCTTTGCATCGACCCAGGTGTCTTTTCAAGGACTACCTGCACGCATCTGCTGGCTGGGGTATCGCGAGCGCGACCGCGCAGGTTTGCTCTTCAATCAGATGGTTCGTGACGGCAGGCTCAACGCACCTATTGTAATTGGACGTGATCACCTCGACGCAGGTTCGGTGGCAAGTCCGTTTCGAGAGACGGAAGCAATGTTGGACGGCTCTGATGCAGTCTCCGATTGGGCTCTTCTCAACTTTGCCACGGGTATCGCAAGCGGCGCAGCTTGGATGAGCTTCCATCATGGGGGTGGTGTGGGCATGGGCTACAGTCAGCACGCAGGATTGGTCGCGGTAGCGGACGGAAGCGATGAAGCTGAGGAACGGCTGCGGCTTTGTTTGAAGAACGATCCGGCTATGGGTGTTATCCGCCACGCCGATGCGGGCTATGACAAGGCACTCACCACGGCACGGGAACGTGGCCTTGATCTGCCGAGCATCCGATGA
- the hutI gene encoding imidazolonepropionase, with protein MKADLLITGISQLVTAKGRGARHGAAMRELEVVEGASLAITGGLIAWTGKSCEWAGHASETVDLEGRAVVPALIDPHTHAVWAGDRLADFDARTSGKSYEEILKAGGGIRSSIRATASATQEELVRLAAPRMARLLRSGATTIEVKSGYGFEPYAEIAMLEAIQVLRASTPARILSTLLIHIPPAHVQDRTSYIADVCNLLIPEVANKKLAVALDIFVEQEAWHVDEAEVMLHCARQHGMAIKLHSEQFQRVGGLELGIHMGALSVDHLEACVPEQFELLAASSTIATILPGVSLHLGIAAAPGRQLIDAGAAVAVGTDLNPGSSPLFSAAAALALAVRLNGLTTEEALMAGTVNAACAVGLIDAGRIEAGLEADFLVLEGRDWRELIYILGANPVREVWIHGEKVEQ; from the coding sequence ATGAAGGCTGACCTGCTCATCACGGGAATCTCGCAGCTAGTAACAGCGAAGGGTCGCGGCGCCAGGCATGGTGCTGCGATGCGCGAGTTGGAGGTGGTCGAAGGAGCTTCACTCGCGATTACTGGGGGCCTGATCGCATGGACTGGAAAATCCTGCGAGTGGGCAGGCCATGCCTCTGAGACGGTTGATCTTGAGGGTCGAGCCGTGGTCCCTGCGCTCATAGATCCGCATACCCATGCGGTTTGGGCTGGTGACAGACTCGCTGACTTCGATGCGAGAACATCGGGCAAGAGTTATGAAGAGATACTGAAAGCGGGCGGTGGTATTCGAAGCAGCATCCGAGCGACTGCCTCAGCCACGCAGGAAGAGCTCGTCCGTCTAGCCGCGCCGCGCATGGCAAGGTTACTGCGTTCCGGGGCAACGACGATCGAAGTGAAATCAGGTTATGGCTTCGAGCCGTACGCTGAAATCGCGATGCTCGAGGCGATCCAGGTGCTTCGCGCTTCAACACCTGCACGAATACTTTCGACGCTGCTCATCCATATCCCTCCAGCTCACGTCCAAGATCGAACGAGCTACATTGCTGATGTGTGCAATTTGCTAATCCCGGAGGTTGCAAACAAGAAGCTTGCTGTCGCTCTCGACATCTTCGTCGAGCAGGAAGCCTGGCACGTTGACGAAGCGGAAGTCATGCTGCATTGCGCAAGACAACACGGAATGGCAATCAAGCTGCATAGCGAACAATTTCAGCGCGTCGGGGGGCTCGAGTTGGGAATACACATGGGGGCGTTGAGCGTCGATCACCTGGAGGCGTGTGTGCCTGAGCAGTTTGAGTTGCTTGCTGCGAGTTCCACTATTGCGACAATTCTTCCGGGAGTCTCTCTTCATCTTGGTATAGCTGCCGCTCCCGGCCGGCAGTTGATTGACGCAGGTGCAGCAGTCGCGGTTGGCACCGATCTTAATCCGGGATCGAGCCCTCTGTTTTCAGCTGCCGCTGCTCTCGCACTTGCCGTTCGTCTGAATGGGCTTACCACCGAGGAAGCACTGATGGCTGGCACGGTCAATGCTGCATGCGCAGTTGGACTCATCGATGCTGGCCGGATCGAAGCGGGGTTGGAGGCCGATTTTCTGGTTCTAGAGGGTAGAGACTGGCGCGAGTTGATCTACATCCTCGGAGCGAATCCTGTGCGCGAGGTCTGGATACATGGAGAAAAGGTTGAGCAATGA
- a CDS encoding formimidoylglutamate deiminase, translated as MSTLYCPELIYLNGTFVTDKGLLVDDSGRIERITDKHESGIANIVDLPGRALLPGFVNAHSHSFQRLIRGKSESRIVSGRDFWSWRGTMYHAAAQLDPKEVYDIARMVFLEMLLAGTTTVGEFHYLHTDPTGCAYDDPNLLSKQVIAAAQSVGLRIVLLRTAYLRSGFALPRDPGQTRFFESTREFLNNMAELVSQYPATSNEVRFGVAPHSIRAVPLDDLAELTAWANAKQLPLHMHVAEQVAENEACVREYGCTPVELLSRNRILSRSFTAVHSIHILPDEIQELAQAGTMICSCPTTERNLGDGFFAADQIMAAGIRVALGSDSQAQIDPLEDARELDYHLRLRDQQRAILDLIEERSIAERLFSCATFNGAQALSVPTGQFVPGSLADAFTVDLTDLSIAGHSPEDLLSILVFSLNKTAIRDVIVNGKLKIRDQKHSLQAEIVARYQEVHRRVWKYQPVRTSL; from the coding sequence ATGAGCACGCTTTATTGCCCGGAACTGATCTATCTCAATGGAACATTTGTGACAGACAAAGGGCTGCTTGTGGATGATTCTGGACGAATCGAGCGCATCACCGACAAGCATGAGAGTGGGATTGCGAACATCGTTGACCTTCCAGGAAGAGCGCTCCTGCCGGGCTTCGTCAACGCACACTCGCACTCCTTCCAGAGGCTGATTCGCGGTAAGTCCGAATCCAGAATCGTGAGTGGAAGAGATTTCTGGAGTTGGCGTGGAACGATGTACCATGCCGCGGCTCAGCTCGATCCAAAGGAGGTATACGACATTGCTCGCATGGTGTTTCTTGAGATGCTACTTGCGGGAACGACTACGGTAGGGGAGTTTCACTACCTGCACACGGATCCTACAGGTTGCGCATACGACGATCCAAACTTGCTGAGTAAGCAGGTCATTGCGGCAGCACAATCGGTTGGTCTTCGCATCGTCTTGCTAAGAACAGCGTATCTTCGATCAGGATTTGCTTTGCCACGTGACCCTGGACAGACACGCTTCTTCGAGTCGACGCGCGAGTTCTTGAACAACATGGCTGAGCTCGTCTCGCAGTACCCAGCAACCTCAAACGAAGTCCGCTTTGGCGTCGCACCACACAGCATTCGCGCGGTGCCACTGGATGATCTAGCGGAGCTTACAGCCTGGGCTAACGCAAAGCAGCTTCCCCTGCATATGCACGTGGCCGAGCAGGTTGCAGAGAATGAAGCGTGTGTCCGAGAGTATGGATGTACTCCGGTCGAATTGTTGAGCCGCAACCGAATTTTGTCTCGCAGCTTCACTGCCGTTCATTCCATTCATATCCTGCCGGACGAAATTCAGGAGCTAGCTCAAGCCGGAACTATGATCTGCTCTTGTCCTACAACAGAACGCAATCTTGGCGACGGTTTTTTTGCGGCTGATCAGATAATGGCAGCTGGCATTCGCGTGGCATTGGGGTCTGATAGTCAGGCACAAATCGACCCACTTGAAGATGCCCGTGAACTCGATTATCACCTCCGGTTACGTGACCAGCAACGTGCCATTCTCGACTTGATTGAAGAAAGATCGATTGCCGAGCGTCTGTTTTCATGTGCCACTTTCAACGGGGCCCAAGCACTGTCCGTACCAACGGGGCAGTTCGTTCCTGGCTCACTGGCAGATGCTTTTACTGTGGATCTCACTGATCTTTCGATCGCAGGTCATTCCCCTGAGGATTTGCTTTCGATCCTCGTGTTTTCCCTAAATAAGACGGCAATACGAGACGTTATCGTGAACGGAAAACTGAAGATTCGTGACCAGAAGCACTCCCTGCAAGCCGAGATCGTAGCTCGTTATCAAGAGGTCCATAGGAGGGTCTGGAAGTATCAGCCTGTGAGGACTTCCTTATGA
- the argE gene encoding acetylornithine deacetylase, whose translation MRTVVDHLLELIRIPSVSSISNRPVVEYAAEVFREAQWNTSAMMYADANNVEKINLIAAPPGQHPEQSAVDLAFLCHTDTVPYASDWIEATNPFIADEVLYGCGACDVKGFLACLLAAVEDTAATAFRPDVRIVLTADEEVGCLGAHRLLASSLLQPQYLVIGEPTCLHPARAGKGYCLAEVTVFGAESHSAHPLQGRSAIYDAARLIREIEMLAERLAKEQNDFFRPAFTTINIGTIQGGTAKNVVPAACRFLVEWRPIPGDAAESVPDAIVRIGKSLLEADPNFRFELKILRQQAGFETAADSHLVRRMEHLTGNGSISIPFGSEANVFASIAKEIVVFGPGDMRTAHSPRECVPVPELHEAVHCIKMLMQDA comes from the coding sequence ATGAGGACGGTTGTCGATCATCTCCTTGAACTCATCCGCATTCCCTCTGTTTCGTCGATCTCGAATCGTCCTGTCGTGGAGTATGCGGCTGAGGTCTTCCGGGAGGCACAATGGAACACCTCAGCGATGATGTACGCCGATGCAAATAATGTAGAAAAGATCAACCTGATTGCGGCACCTCCGGGGCAGCATCCTGAACAGTCCGCTGTGGATCTCGCTTTTCTTTGTCACACAGACACCGTTCCCTATGCGTCCGATTGGATCGAAGCAACCAACCCGTTTATCGCGGATGAGGTGCTCTACGGTTGTGGGGCATGCGATGTCAAAGGATTTCTCGCATGTCTACTGGCTGCGGTCGAGGACACTGCTGCCACGGCGTTTAGACCTGACGTACGCATCGTGCTCACGGCGGATGAAGAGGTGGGATGCTTAGGCGCGCATCGTCTGCTTGCTTCTTCTCTTCTGCAACCGCAATACCTCGTCATTGGAGAGCCAACTTGTTTGCATCCTGCGCGAGCAGGGAAGGGCTATTGTCTGGCAGAGGTCACAGTCTTTGGCGCAGAGTCTCACAGTGCACATCCGCTACAGGGAAGATCAGCGATCTACGACGCGGCGCGGTTAATTAGGGAGATTGAGATGCTCGCTGAGCGATTGGCCAAGGAACAAAATGACTTCTTTAGACCGGCTTTTACGACTATTAATATCGGTACTATCCAGGGAGGTACTGCAAAGAATGTAGTGCCCGCTGCGTGCCGGTTCTTGGTCGAATGGCGACCGATCCCAGGCGATGCAGCCGAATCCGTGCCTGATGCCATTGTGAGGATTGGCAAGAGTCTCCTTGAAGCAGACCCGAACTTCCGCTTCGAGTTGAAGATACTACGTCAGCAGGCTGGTTTCGAGACAGCTGCGGACTCACATCTCGTCCGCAGGATGGAACATCTTACCGGCAACGGGTCAATTTCCATTCCCTTTGGCTCTGAAGCAAACGTATTCGCCTCCATTGCGAAAGAGATCGTGGTCTTCGGTCCCGGAGACATGCGAACAGCCCATAGCCCTCGGGAATGCGTCCCGGTACCTGAGTTGCACGAAGCCGTGCACTGCATCAAAATGTTGATGCAGGACGCATAG
- a CDS encoding acetyl ornithine aminotransferase family protein codes for MSALLKEPARIATPEMHTEYGPKLVAPLPGPRAQKIVAEDESLMSPSYTRSYPLVVKRGYGCRIEDVDGNEFLDFTAGIAVNSTGHCHPEVVQAVQNQAAKLIHMSGTDFYYDLMPQVAARLSAVAPMPGPHRFYFGNSGAEAVECAMKLARYHTGRQSIISFFGSFHGRTMGALSLTGSKIQQKRRFGPFVPGITHIRYPYSYRGCSGGVEAEETLGLACARFIEETLFKTTLPPEEVAAIFVEPIQGEGGYVVPPNVFLEEIRCICDRYGILMVADEIQSGAGRTGKWWAIEHSGVQPDIVCIAKGIASGMPLGICMAKANIMNWVPGSHASTFGGNPISLAATLATMDIIEREALANVATVGTAAIARLSKWVEKYELVGDVRGRGLMIGVEIVENKQSRKQAGLLRERIVDLAFERGLLLLGCGENTIRLCPPLIVTQQEMDVALDILEECIALAPRS; via the coding sequence ATGAGCGCCTTGCTGAAAGAGCCCGCACGCATTGCTACTCCCGAAATGCATACCGAGTATGGTCCGAAGCTTGTTGCTCCGCTGCCCGGTCCACGTGCGCAGAAGATCGTCGCGGAAGACGAGAGCCTAATGTCGCCTAGCTATACGCGAAGCTATCCATTGGTGGTCAAGCGTGGCTATGGTTGTCGCATCGAAGATGTCGACGGCAACGAGTTTCTGGACTTCACCGCTGGCATTGCAGTCAACTCGACCGGCCATTGTCACCCGGAGGTGGTGCAGGCTGTGCAGAACCAAGCAGCGAAGCTGATCCACATGTCCGGAACAGATTTTTACTATGATCTGATGCCGCAGGTCGCGGCACGACTGTCCGCCGTCGCGCCTATGCCGGGACCACATCGATTCTACTTTGGGAATTCGGGTGCGGAGGCGGTAGAGTGCGCGATGAAGCTGGCGCGTTATCACACCGGACGGCAGAGCATAATCAGCTTCTTTGGCAGCTTTCACGGCCGCACCATGGGCGCGCTCTCGCTTACCGGCTCCAAGATTCAACAGAAGCGACGTTTTGGCCCGTTCGTTCCCGGCATCACGCATATTCGTTACCCCTATTCGTATCGCGGATGTAGCGGTGGAGTGGAGGCGGAGGAGACGCTCGGGTTGGCCTGCGCACGTTTCATCGAAGAGACTCTCTTCAAGACAACACTGCCGCCTGAAGAAGTCGCGGCCATCTTCGTTGAACCTATCCAGGGCGAAGGTGGGTACGTCGTGCCTCCGAATGTCTTTCTTGAAGAGATTCGCTGTATTTGTGATCGTTATGGCATCCTCATGGTTGCGGACGAGATTCAGTCGGGTGCCGGGAGGACAGGAAAATGGTGGGCGATCGAACACTCCGGCGTACAGCCTGACATTGTCTGCATCGCGAAGGGAATCGCATCGGGGATGCCATTGGGCATCTGTATGGCGAAGGCGAACATCATGAATTGGGTGCCAGGTTCGCACGCCAGCACGTTTGGCGGCAATCCTATTTCTCTGGCGGCTACACTCGCTACGATGGACATCATCGAACGCGAAGCTCTGGCTAACGTTGCAACGGTTGGAACTGCGGCCATTGCGCGATTGAGTAAATGGGTTGAGAAGTATGAGCTGGTCGGCGATGTTCGTGGCCGAGGTCTGATGATCGGCGTTGAGATCGTCGAGAACAAGCAATCTCGCAAGCAGGCTGGTTTGCTACGCGAACGCATTGTTGATCTGGCATTCGAGCGTGGCCTGTTGTTGCTGGGTTGCGGAGAAAACACGATTCGCCTCTGCCCGCCGCTGATCGTCACGCAACAGGAGATGGACGTCGCACTCGATATTCTGGAAGAGTGTATTGCGCTCGCACCCCGTTCCTAG